The following are encoded together in the Primulina tabacum isolate GXHZ01 chromosome 18, ASM2559414v2, whole genome shotgun sequence genome:
- the LOC142533747 gene encoding prefoldin subunit 5 yields the protein MAAASSSRMEIDRMSVEQLRGLKEQADLEVNLFQDSLNNIRTATARLELASTALLDLSLRPKGKKMLVPLTASLYVPGTLDDAEKVLVDVGTGYFIEKTMAEGKDYCERKISLLKSNYDQLLEVAAKKKSIADEAGAVLQAKLKHLAPAQ from the exons ATGGCGGCGGCATCATCGTCGAGGATGGAGATAGATAGAATGAGCGTCGAGCAGCTGAGGGGGCTCAAAGAGCAGGCGGATCTCGAAGTCAATCTCTTCCAGGACAGTCTCAACAACATTCGCACCGCCACGGCCCGCCTCGAGCTGGCCTCCACCGCCCTCCTCGATCTCTCCCTCCGccccaaggggaagaagatgTTGGTACCTCTCACGGCGTCGCTTTATGTCCCCGGTACTCTGGATGATGCGGAGAAGGTCCTGGTGGATGTGGGCACTGGTTATTTCATCGAG AAAACAATGGCAGAAGGCAAAGATTACTGTGAGCGCAAAATTTCTCTGCTCAAGTCGAATTATGATCAACTTCTTGAG GTTGCTGCTAAAAAGAAAAGCATAGCAGATGAAGCTGGTGCAGTTTTACAGGCAAAGTTGAAGCATTTGGCTCCAGCACAATGA
- the LOC142532363 gene encoding uncharacterized protein LOC142532363: protein MSSPRSVREVQKLSGRIASLFPSLYPGQRIIVIHFFKFLGRPRSLGGMLSTDKEEGSDQRPVYYVSHALRGPELRYNEVEKIALALVMTAQKLRPYFLSYQIIVLTNSILGRIMTHSEVFGRMIKWTVELGEYDIVYKPRVSIKAQALSDFFSEMVQPDEEEIKGVYEAKDDRMLKYLKLIQAQAEVFVDWSIEQIPCDENEETDALAKMAASLSEVNTQNVLHVSQLILSTEKETLPAPEDSWMTPLIQFVVHNELPEDKDQSQKIKRQAPSCPSSEEIFVGGCGLFFKMGRGRAPGKNTEKEVLKFSWKNIVCRFGIPRRLISDNGRQFQGKEITTWCREMKITQSFTSIAYSQANGQTEVVNRIIVQALKTRLQGKVKDWVEELPNVLWAYRLPKHLLKKLLLIWCMVLKQFSRLKQSSARVESYSDDNTQRWEMELDLVEEKREQALIQMKAYRGRVMK from the exons ATGTCGTCTCCTCGGTCTGTCCGAGAAGTTCAAAAGCTGAGCGGGAGAATTGCTTCTCTTTTTCCCAGTTTATATCCCGGCCAGCGCATCATAGTTATCCATTTTTTCAAGTTCTTAGGAAGGCCTAGAAGTTTGGGTGGGATG CTCAGTACTGATAAAGAAGAAGGCTCTGATCAGAGGCCTGTCTAttatgtcagccatgctctTAGGGGCCCCGAGCTCCGGTACAATGAAGTGGAGAAGATAGCTCTCGCTCTCGTCATGACTGCCCAAAAACTGCGACCTTATTTTCTGTCGTATCAAATCATTGTGCTAACCAATAGTATTCTCGGGAGGATTATGACTCATTCAGAAGTTTTTGGGAGGATGATCAAATGGACAGTTGAGCTGGGAGAGTATGATATTGTGTATAAGCCTCGGGTGTCAATCAAAGCACAAGCCCTGTCAGATTTCTTCTCAGAGATGGTCCAACCTGATGAGGAGGAG ATAAAGGGCGTTTATGAGGCTAAGGATGATAGGATGCTTAAATATCTCAAGCTCATTCAAGCCCAGGCAGAAGTTTTTgtggattggagtattgaacaGATACCCTGCGACGAGAATGAGGAAACAGATGCTTTGGCAAAGATGGCCGCCTCCTTGTCAGAAGTCAATACCCAAAATGTACTGCATGTTTCCCAGCTAATACTCTCTACTGAAAAAGAAACACTGCCGGCACCAGAGGATTCGTGGATGACACCCCTgatacaatttgttgtacacaATGAATTGCCTGAAGATAAAGATCAATCCCAAAAGATCAAGAGACAAGCTCCCAG TTGCCCGAGCTCAGAGGAAATTTTTGTTGGTGGCTGtggattatttttcaaaatgggtAGAGGCCGAGCCCCTGGCAAGAATACTGAGAAGGAAGTTTTGAAGTTTTCGTGGAAGAATATTGTATGCCGGTTTGGAATCCCAAGGAGACTAATCTCAGACAATGGGAGGCAGTTTCAGGGAAAGGAGATCACAACTTGGTGTCGGGAAATGAAAATCACCCAGTCTTTCACTTCTATTGCATATTCTCAAGCCAATGGTCAAACAGAGGTGGTGAACAGAATTATTGTGCAAGCCTTGAAAACAAGGCTACAGGGCAAAGTAAAAGATTGGGTGGAAGAATTGCCCAATGTTCTCTGGGCATATAGACTCCCCAAACACCTACTCAAGAAACTTCTTTTAATCTGGTgtatggttctgaagcagttcTCCCGGTTGAAACAATCTTCTgcccgggtagaatcttactCGGATGATAATACTCAAAGATGGGAAATGGAATTGGATTTGGTGGAAGAAAAGAGAGAGCAGGCTCTAATTCAAATGAAAGCTTACCGAGGCCGAGTTATGAAATAA